The proteins below come from a single Miscanthus floridulus cultivar M001 chromosome 1, ASM1932011v1, whole genome shotgun sequence genomic window:
- the LOC136452878 gene encoding uncharacterized protein has protein sequence METLTFEVAGFHGTYHAIWGCPCYAKFMAVPNYTYLKLKMPGPCEVITIGTSFQRGYECCEHATTIVASKELATIREEVIEEAPNPKQSTRSFEPVDGAKEVLIDPNGSKGKVVRIGTTLSSK, from the coding sequence atggagacccttacctttgaggtggccgggttccacgggacctaccacgccatctggggatgtccatgctacgcaaagtttatggccgtccccaactacacctatctaaagttgaagatgccgggtccATGTGAGGTCATCAcgatcggcacctccttccagcgtggcTACGAGTGCTGCGAACATGCTACGACAATTGTCGCCTCTAAAGAGCTTGCGACcattagggaggaggtcattgaagaagcACCTAACCCCAAGCAGTCGACCAGGTCTTTTGAGCCTGTAGatggcgccaaggaggtcctcatagaccccaatggctctaagggcaaagtggtgcgcatcggcaccacactttcctccaaatag
- the LOC136474975 gene encoding uncharacterized membrane protein At4g09580-like isoform X1 translates to MPFARRDIEAAGAGAGPGSDDSPAAKKGKPELAGARPALTRSETFAFAAVLALFTAGIFCVFLTAPRGEFGQILRLPRSLADVRLLKDNLAVYARDYQTNFILGYCSIYIFMQTFMIPGTIFMSLLAGALFGVIKGGILVVFTATAGGSSCYFVSKLIGRPLVSWLWPEKLRYFQSEIAKRREKLLNYMLFLRITPTLPNTFINMASPIVDIPFHIFFAATLVGLIPASYITVKAGRALGDLKSVRELYDFKTLVVLFLIGSVAVVPTILKRKRTYE, encoded by the exons ATGCCGTTCGCGCGCCGCGACATCGAGGCggcgggcgccggcgccggccccgGCAGCGACGACTCTCCTGCCGCTAAGAAGGGCAAGCCGGAGCTCGCAGGGGCGCGCCCGGCTTTGACGAGGTCCGAGACCTTCGCGTTCGCGGCCGTGCTCGCGCTCTTCACCGCCGGGATCTTCTGCGTCTTCCTTACCGCCCCACGCGGCGAGTTCGGGCAGATCCTCCGCCTCCCGCGCAGCCTCGCCGACGTCCGCCTTCTCAA AGACAATCTTGCTGTTTACGCGAGAGATTATCAAACAAATTTTATATTGGGTTATTGCTCAATATACATCTTCATGCAAACATTCATGATCCCTGGAACAATATTCATGTCATTACTTGCTGGGGCTCTTTTTGGAGTGATTAAAGGTGGCATTTTGGTAGTTTTCACTGCCACAGCCGGTGGATCGTCCTGCTATTTTGTCTCCAAGCTGATTGGCAGACCCTTGGTTAGTTGGTTGTGGCCTGAAAAACTGAGATATTTCCAGTCAGAG ATTGCTAAGAGGAGAGAAAAGCTATTGAATTATATGCTTTTTCTGAGAATAACTCCAACTTTGCCCAATACATTCATAAATATGGCGTCACCGATTGTTGACATACCTTTCCATATTTTCTTCGCAGCAACACTAGTTGGTCTTATTCCAGCATCTTATATTACTGTAAAG GCTGGTAGAGCCCTCGGCGATCTGAAGTCAGTTAGAGAGTTGTATGACTTCAAGACATTAGTGGTTCTGTTCCTTATTGGATCTGTTGCTGTCGTTCCAACAATCCTGAAAAGGAAGAGAACATACGAATGA
- the LOC136474975 gene encoding uncharacterized membrane protein At4g09580-like isoform X2, with translation MPFARRDIEAAGAGAGPGSDDSPAAKKGKPELAGARPALTRSETFAFAAVLALFTAGIFCVFLTAPRGEFGQILRLPRSLADVRLLKDNLAVYARDYQTNFILGYCSIYIFMQTFMIPGTIFMSLLAGALFGVIKGGILVVFTATAGGSSCYFVSKLIGRPLVSWLWPEKLRYFQSEIAKRREKLLNYMLFLRITPTLPNTFINMASPIVDIPFHIFFAATLVGLIPASYITVKKSGPGASGRVLPPVTGRSRVRVAVSSHCTGEGKACH, from the exons ATGCCGTTCGCGCGCCGCGACATCGAGGCggcgggcgccggcgccggccccgGCAGCGACGACTCTCCTGCCGCTAAGAAGGGCAAGCCGGAGCTCGCAGGGGCGCGCCCGGCTTTGACGAGGTCCGAGACCTTCGCGTTCGCGGCCGTGCTCGCGCTCTTCACCGCCGGGATCTTCTGCGTCTTCCTTACCGCCCCACGCGGCGAGTTCGGGCAGATCCTCCGCCTCCCGCGCAGCCTCGCCGACGTCCGCCTTCTCAA AGACAATCTTGCTGTTTACGCGAGAGATTATCAAACAAATTTTATATTGGGTTATTGCTCAATATACATCTTCATGCAAACATTCATGATCCCTGGAACAATATTCATGTCATTACTTGCTGGGGCTCTTTTTGGAGTGATTAAAGGTGGCATTTTGGTAGTTTTCACTGCCACAGCCGGTGGATCGTCCTGCTATTTTGTCTCCAAGCTGATTGGCAGACCCTTGGTTAGTTGGTTGTGGCCTGAAAAACTGAGATATTTCCAGTCAGAG ATTGCTAAGAGGAGAGAAAAGCTATTGAATTATATGCTTTTTCTGAGAATAACTCCAACTTTGCCCAATACATTCATAAATATGGCGTCACCGATTGTTGACATACCTTTCCATATTTTCTTCGCAGCAACACTAGTTGGTCTTATTCCAGCATCTTATATTACTGTAAAG Aagagcgggcctggtgcaagcggtagagtcttaccgcctgtgaccggaaggtcccgggttcgagttgcggtctcctcgcattgcacaggtgagggtaaggcttgccactga